The Mugil cephalus isolate CIBA_MC_2020 chromosome 8, CIBA_Mcephalus_1.1, whole genome shotgun sequence genome segment acccacaaaaccacaaaacctGTGGGACTGTTCACCTTCTGTCTAACGTGCACCGCCCGAGCAGTGCCCCTTGTTTAATTACACAGtgttgcctcaagcttccctctgttttgcctttcACATCACCACATGGCTCAAGTTGCTGttatgataaagaaaaaaaagaaaaaaaatgacagattaaACTCTCTGTCCAAAGTTTCATAGTGACTGCAAATATTTCACGTAACCTCTCCAGTCTGGGTTAGCCTCCTCCCTCATTTTCATTCCCTCTTATGTCGTCACTGAACTTACTTTCCAGAGAATCTATTTTAACCCTCCCCAGCAGAAACACTTCTATACTGATATGCAGTTTGAGGAAGAACAgttccacactttttttttttttttttagagaagaTTTCATGTTGAGTTTGTATGTCTGTTTCTGCCCCTGCTTTTAGAAGATCTCAAATCTCACCTTTGAAGTGTTGTTTGAAGGTTTTCTCAGATGATGATTAGTGATTCGCTGCAGGTACATTTATtttgagtgaaaacaaatctaATTGCGATGTAATTGTAACTGTTTTCAttaaaggaaaggagaaaacatcattccaaaatgtatttattgcacAGTTACAGTCCTCATAtctgaaacagacacaaaaatcaCTAAGCGGTTTCTTATCAACATGTAATTATCGTGGCCTGTACTGAGCTGTCAAGATTTACAGTCAATATGCAGAGTACATACAATGAGTACATACAATGTaaactgtctctctgtgttggaaACAGTtgtaaagaacaacaaaaaaatatacatttcacaataaattCACCAATTTCATGTCTTGTGTTAATTCTTTGCACATGTTTTAAGAGTATTTCTCTGGTCAGTGAGCTCACAGACCGAAAGGGTTTTGCGGAAATGTCTACAACCCTAGATGTGTGTAGAAGCTCTGGCATCCATGGAGCTGGACAGGGACAGGTATCGGCTGGTGGTGCGGCCTTCCTCACCCATCGCATTCTCCATCTTTGAAAGCACAGAGTTCTTGAACCTGCGCTTGATGTCATTGCCCATGAAGACATACAACACAGGGTTGAGGAAGCTGTTTGCTGCAGCCAGTGAAGTGCTCACTTTGAGTCCGATGGGCAAAATATCATGGCCGTGCCAGTGGGACTTGGTCTCCATCAGGATGAACACGTGGTAGGGCAGCCAGCAGATGAAGAAAGCAGCGATGAGCGCTGTCATCACTTTGAATGGTTTGCAGGATTTGGTCATCCTGTTGGATCGAAGTTTGACGATGATGATGGAGTAGCAgatgacaatgatgatgaaaGGAACACCAAAGCCAGCAAGGAAGCGGGTCACTGCAATAATCGTGTGACTGTGTTGGTGTGATGTGTATGCATTGATGCAAACGTCCCTACCCAAGCGATGTTGAACTTCCCGAAAGATCACAGAAGGAATGCTCACAGCAAAGGCGAGAAGCCAGGCCAGGACAACAAGAACTGATGCCTTACGGACAGTGCGCTGGTTCTGAGCCCAAACTGGAAACATGACTGACACACAGCGATCGACACTGATGATGACAAGGAGGAAGATGCTGCTGAACATGTTGAGGAACATCATGAATGAGACGGCCTTGCACATGAAGTGGCCAAATATCCACTCCTCCATCACTGCCGGGGCGATGCTGAACGGCAGGAAGGCACAGAAGACAAAGTCAGAAATTGCCAGGCTCAGGTACCACGTGGTGTTGACCGTCTTCTTCATCTTGAAGCCAGAAATCCAAATGACCAAAACGTTCCCACAGAAGCCGAGCAGAAAAATGACTCCACTTATAATTGCTAAAGACACGCACAAGGCTTCCTGTGAACATGTTTGTTCGTGCTTAAAAACTGAAGTTTGCTCCCCTGGTGGATATAACTCTTCACTGGAAGTGTAGTTATAGTCTGCATAGTCATAGTCCAGTAAGTAATCCATTTGCCCTTTGAGTATATCTCCTTGAtatttctgtgaaaaaaaaaaataataataataaaatgaccaGCATTTTATCAAATATAATTTTACATCAAGGTTAATTTGAACAGAATGAATCTAAATAGTCTCCcatatcaaatcaaataataaaataacaccaTACCTGCACCAAACACTGTCAACTGCTGCTGAATCAATTGTGTCCAGAGCTGAGTGACAGCACAGATCAGTTTCCCTGAGACTAACACAAACTAAAGTCAGCTGACTTGTGTGATTTCTCAACATGTCCATCCCCCTAAATAATTTTCAGTACTGCATTTTGAGGTCCTGCACTAAAGAGCTCaaaaaagaagtttgtttttacGTAACATACGGTTTATAGCAAGACTGCTGATTTCTTGATTTTAACTTAGGCTTTTAGAAAATATTACTTTGAAACAAATGTGGCTGTAAATATTGGCAgttcagtagttttttttttttttttttttttctctctgacacatGAAGCATGTACATCTACACTACCTGCTTAACAAACTCTCACACACTGCATGAAGCCAAGAAGCCCTCTGAAGCTGTGATGTGGTTTCTGCCAAGACATCACACGCAGATACTCTAAGGTGTCTTGGTGGTGCATCAATGGATTGAGGTCAAGTTAACACCTTGAAATGCTTGGTCATTTTTCCTGAAAATAATTTTTCAGTGCAGCAGCCACTGTTGTCAGTAAATATTGTTTCCACTAGGAGGTATCTATGACAGTGTACGTGTCAGAGTAACAACCACATGAAGGTTTCACAGCCACATTAGTTCTTCCTAGCAACACATAAGTCAGCATTTGGCCCTACACATATCAGTGAGTCTTCAGTGACTCATTGACTATGTGACTTGTTCCATCCTGGCTTTAGAAGATACCacccacaaaaccacaaaacctGTGGGACTGTTCACCTTCTGTCTAACGTGCACTGCCCGAGCAGTGCCCCTTGTTTAATTACACAGtgttgcctcaagcttccctctgttttaccTTTCACATCACCACATGGCTCAAGTTGCTGttatgataaagaaaaaaaagaaaacaaatgacagatTAAACTCTCTGTCCAAAGTTTCATAGTGACTGCAAATATTTCACGTAACCTCTCCAGTCTGGGTTACCCTCCTCCCTCATTTTCATTCCCTCTTATGTCATCAGTGAACTTACTTTACAGAGATTCTATTTCAACCCTccccagcagaaacactgaacatATACTGATATATGAGGAAGAACAGTTCCACACTTTTTCTTGAAAGATGCCATGTTGAGTTTGTATGTCTGTTTCTGCCCCTGCTTTTAGAAGATCTCAAATCTCACCTTTGGAGAGTTGTGTGAAGGTTTCCTCAGATGATGattagcgttagcgttagctaATCATCACTGCTAATCATCACTGCAAGTAAATTTATTTTGAGTGaaacaaatggctacaaaaTCACAGTAATGCCTGAAATTCAAGTACGAGAGTGATCTAATTTTAACCACTGTCTTTATtccaggaaaaaagaaaacataaaataaaaacaaaacaaaatgtttctattGCACATCAGCCATAcatgaaacagacacaaaaatcaCTAAGCTGTTTTTTATCAACTTGTAATCATCGTGGACTGTACTGAGCCGTCAAGATTTACAGTCAATAtgcagaggagtggaggagcTCTTTTTACACAGAACATACCTCAAGACAAAACCTCCACCCGCACATGAAAGCTGAAATAAGAAGATGAGTTGTGAACCGTAGTAAGAACAGCAACACATTAGGTTTGAGTAAATGACTGTGTACTGTTTGTTCAGTATTtgaggaaggaaataaaaatgttacactGTTTATCTGTGGCACTAATGCACCAGCCATTCGAGAAGCCGTACTCGGCCAGCTCGTGTGATACCAAATACACATAGTTTTGCTGTAATGAAAGGAGCCTTACATCAGAGTGtgctatttgtgttttcagatacTTATTGCAAAGATGATGCACTGACGTGTTAATCTGAAAGTATACATACAAACTTTTTATGTCACAACCAACATCCACCAGCAAAACCTTCCACGAAAACTCCTTTGAAAACTGCTGATGGCAGCTGCATGCAACATGAGCACATGAGTACATACAATGAGTACATACAACTTaaactgtttctctgtgttggaAACAGTtgtaaagaacaacaaaaaatatacatttcacaGTGAATGTACCCATTTCATGTCTTGTGTTGTTGTGCAATGGAATAGTAAAGCAAAATGATGACTACACCCTGAACCACCAAACATTAAATTGGGAAACTCAAAGAGCTATCATTATACTTAGCTAGAGAACGTTAGCTTAATTTAGCGAGTAAAACAGTTGCTTACCTAACTTTGTTAATAAACgtcaaagaataaaacaaatattacaaacaaTTTAACCCACCAAAAAAATCTTGCGTCTGCGGTGCTctttactcttctgtccagtcaCTCGGATCCCAGCAATTCAGATTTCGacaataaatgaatggaaaaatgaatgaaccaggagTTGGGTCCAATTAACCCAACCAGTTGTTCAGCTATAAATGAACCCCTTTCAACCTCATTTACCCAATGCAAAACAACCCAGCAATGTGTTTATAGTACCTCAAATAATCCAGAAATATGACACAGCGTGAACAAcccagaaatgtgtttacagaaacaacCCAGCAATTTTAAGAGTGTAGATTTATTGAACTGGCACTTGTTGAATAGGTGTCACTTTCTGAATGTAGCTCTATGGAATGaatgtaatgtatgtatgtaaggcctaataaatgatgaataaataaaaaaactgctgtGCTATGTGGTTTTTACTGATGAGCAGGGTAATATTTCTGCCTGCAGTCCACTGTGACAGAGTCTTTTCACGTCACCACATGGCTCAAGTTGTTCTTATGACATAGATTAAACTCTCTGTGCAAAGCATTCTTCCTGCAGTGTCTCAACATGAAGAAGAGTCATTTCATTCTCTCTTATGTCGTCACTGAACTTACTTT includes the following:
- the LOC125012172 gene encoding chemerin-like receptor 1 isoform X2 — encoded protein: MDYLLDYDYADYNYTSSEELYPPGEQTSVFKHEQTCSQEALCVSLAIISGVIFLLGFCGNVLVIWISGFKMKKTVNTTWYLSLAISDFVFCAFLPFSIAPAVMEEWIFGHFMCKAVSFMMFLNMFSSIFLLVIISVDRCVSVMFPVWAQNQRTVRKASVLVVLAWLLAFAVSIPSVIFREVQHRLGRDVCINAYTSHQHSHTIIAVTRFLAGFGVPFIIIVICYSIIIVKLRSNRMTKSCKPFKVMTALIAAFFICWLPYHVFILMETKSHWHGHDILPIGLKVSTSLAAANSFLNPVLYVFMGNDIKRRFKNSVLSKMENAMGEEGRTTSRYLSLSSSMDARASTHI